aacaccgttaacgcgagctctcttccacgagctcggtgacgaagatctacccgtcattctatgcggatggcgagtgcaatcaaagagtccacgctggaaggaacctcccgggagagaatctcatccttaacctcagcgtggagtccctccagaaaacgagcgagcaacgccggctcgttccagtcactagaggcagcaagagtgcgaaactctatagagtaatccgttatggatcgatcaccttgacatagggaagccagggccctagaagcctccctaccaaaaactgaacgatcaaaaacccgtatcatctcctctttaaagttcagataattgttagaacactcagcccttgcctcccagatagctgtgccccactctcgagcccgaccagtaaggagtgaaatgacgtaagcaatccgagctctctctcttgagtatgtgttgggttggagagagaacacaatatcacactgggtgagaaaggagcggcactcagtgggctgcccagagtaacatggtgggttattaaccctaggttccggagactcggaagaccaggaagtagctggtggcacgagacgaagactctgaaactgtcctgagaggtcggaaacctgagcggccagggtctcaacggcatgacgagcagcagacaattcctgctcgtgtctgccgagcattgctctctggatctcgacggcagtgttacgagaatccgtagtcgctgggtccattcttggtcggatccttctgttaggctggtgaatgaggacccaaaagcgacttaacgaaaacagagtctttattccagtatttgacaaaagtaataatcctggaaatatcaaggagaaaacaaaacaggaaaactgaaatccaatcgtcagtagcgaggactgactggagactcgaccatagactgcaggttgctacgggaaggcaccgaccgtagcagactaagacacctgctcacacgcagcatctgaagaaggtaaaacacgacagggcgagacaaggacacagaacagcgaacatcatacaaggatccgacaaggacagaagcggaaaatagagggagaaatagtggctctaatcagagggcaaaataggggacaggtgtgaaaagagtaaatgaggtagttaggagaatgaggaacagctgggagcaggaacggaatgatagggagagagagcgagagagggaggggaagagagggatagaaagagggaaagaacctaataagaccagcagagggaaacgaatagaagggaagcacagagacaagacatgataaccaatgacaaaacatgacaccacaaatctcggtttacattgatgctatgttcagaaatgcctccaaaatatccggaggaattatagagagcttcgccagataacagaaatactcatcataaactttgacaaaagatacatgttctacatatagttaaagatacactggttcttagtAATATCTGATATTGCGAGTAAACAACCTTGGGAGTGCGTCTTCCAGCCCTCTAATAAATTACATCATGCAACCCTCCCTGTTAGTAAATTTACCTCAACATGCACCTTTTTAGTGGGGCTGAGGTAACTACTAGAGAGAGAAGTCAGAGTGAAGACACAAGCTTTTTAGTGGGGCTGAGGTGActactagagagagaaggcagagtgaAGACAAGCTTTTAAGCGGGGCTGAGGTGActactagagagagaaggcagagtgaAGACACAAGCTTTTTAGTGGGGCTGAGGTGActactagagagagaaggcagagtgaAGACACAAGCTTTTTAGTGGGGCTGAGGTGActactagagagagaaggcagagtgaAGACACAAGCTTTTTAGTGGGGCTGAGGTGACTactagagagagaagacagagtgaAGACAATCTTTTTAGTGGGGCTGAGGTGActactagagagagaaggcagagtgaAGACAAGCTTTTTAGTGGGGCTGAGGTGACTactagagagagaagacagagtgaAGACAATCTTTTTAGTGGGGCTGAGGTGActactagagagagaaggcagagtgaAGACAAGCTTTTTAGTGGGGCTGAGGTGACTactagagagagaagacagagagaagacaatcTTTTTAGTGGGGCTGAGGTGActactagagagagaaggcagagtgaAGACACAAGCTTTTTAGTGGGGCTGAGGTGActactagagagagaaggcagagtgaAGACAATCTTTTTAGTGGGGCTGAGGtgactactagagagagagaatgcagagtgAAGACACAAGCTTTTAAGCGGGATTGAGGTGACTACTAGAGAGAGGCAGAAAAAACATTATTAAAATTAGATCTACTCATTGGTTTATGGAAGCAGGtacccatctcctcattggtttatggAAGTGTGTACCCATCTCCTCATTTAGCAAAAATAAAAGACAAAACCTAAACATAACTTTTAAACAATAAAAGCTCATTTagaaacatttctgaaaatggataaATAGCTTTTTGTAATGAAACTCTTCTTATGTTTCCCCATCTGAGCTCAGAGTAGATGAGAGATGTAATGTTTGTCTCTGTTGTGTTGAAGTCCAATCAAGCAggagagaccagcctccactgtaCCCAGCTGTGTGTCCATGAAGAGTGACTGGTCTATACGTGAACCTGTAAACTTTAGAGAGGGAGCCTTTTCTACTGAACAAAGGTAAGAAGAACTCATGGGTCATGGTCAGTAAGTTAAACAACACTGTCTCTAGTCATTTCTGActggagactgtgtgtgtgtgtgtgtgtgtgtgtgtgtgtgtgtgtgtgtgtgtgtgtgtgtgtgtgtgtgtgtgtgtgtgtgtgtgtgtgtgtgtgtgtgtgtgtgtgtgtgtgtgtgtgtgtgtgtgtgtgtgtgtgtgtgtgtgtgtgtgtgttcactcccTGGATGAGGAGATGTTCTGTCCACAGAAACCAACAGGAAAGATTAGAGTCAGAGATTCTCAGTGGTCAGTCTTCCCAGAGTCATCAAAAAGACCTGGCCTCCATATTCAGTGTATGTGGTCCTGTTAtgtacatttgtttttgtttacctcaaGTAAAGTTGATCTGTCAACCATTCATTAATGTGATAATGAGAAAGCATTTTGTCTCTTGCTTAACTTATTTACTTTATTTCAGATGCTTGAAGAGAATATTATGATATTTGTGAAGAACGAGCTGAAGCTGTTCAAGAGGATTCTTAGTCCAGAACTCCCAGAAGGCTTTGAAAGTCAGAAGCAGGATAAGGAAGTGGTGGATTCTGAAGATGAGAAGCAGGAGAGCAGTGCCAGAGAGGGGGCTCTGAAGATCACACTGCACGTCCTGAGGAAAATGAACCAGGTGGAGCTTGCTGACACACTGGAGAACTGTAAGATCTGTCTGACTCATGTTGAGTGCTGTTATATAACATTTAAAAGCTGAAGCTAAAGTACAACTCAATGACATTGTAGCAGCCTTAACACAACACCTACTGACCTCCTCATGTAGCAGCAGGGATGTGTTGTGGTGATTAAtttagagagagattagagagagagacaacattaaTAATACCATCAATAATATCAATAATATTATAATCAGTCACGCCAGTCTGTAATGCAATATGAAAACATTTACACATGTAAATGTGTCAGTTAAATAATTATAATTTAAAACTTTATAACAGTCCTACAATACTGTAAGCATTAAAACAGATGTAATATTAATATCCTCTGTGTTATTTATAGATTCAGATGATCCTGCTGTGATTTGCCAACGTGAACTCAAATGTAATCTAAAGAAGAAGTGTCAATGTGTATTTGAGGGGATCGCTAAACAAGGAAACCCGACACTTCTCAATAAGATCTACACAGAGCTCTACATCACAGACGGTGGAACAGGAGAGGTCAATAATGAACATGAGCTGAGACAGATTGAGACAACAACCAGGAAACAAGCAAGACTAGAGACTGCAATCAAATGGAACGACATCTTCACACCCTTAACTGGACAAGACAAACTTATCAGAACTGTGCTGACAAAGGGAGTCGCTGGCATTGGAAAAACAGTTTCTGTGCAGAAGTACATTCTAGACTGGGCTGAAGGAAAAGCAAATCAGGATGTGCAATTTTTATTTTCATTCCCTTTTCGGGAGCTGAATTTGATGAAAGAGAACAAACACACTTTCATTGAACTTCTCAATCACTTCTCAATGGAAACCAAACAATCAGGAATCTCCCTCTACAACAAGTACAAAGTTCTGTTCATCTTTGATGGTCTGGATGAGTGCCGACTGCCCCTAGACTTCCAGAAGAACAAAATCTGTTGTGATGTCACAGAGTCAACCTCAGTGGATGTTCTGCTGACAAATCTCATCAAGGGAAAtctgcttccctctgctctcctctggatAACTACCAGACCTGCAGCAGCCAATAAGATACCTTCAGAGTGTCTTGATCTGGTGACAGAGGTAAGAGGGTTCAATGACCCACAGAAGGAGGAGTACTTCAGGAAGAGATTCAGTGACGAGGACCTGGCCAGCAGAATCATCTCACACATAAAGACATCAAGGAGCCTCCACATCATGTGCCACATTCCAGTCTTCTGTTGGATTTCTGCAACAGTCCTTGAACACATGCTGGAAcataagagagaagagatgccCAAGACTCTGACTGAGATGTACACACACCTTGTGGTGTTTCATACCAAACAGAAGAATGAAAAGTATCTTGGGAAAGAAGAGACAGGTCCACACTAGAATAAAGAGAGCATTCTGTCACTGGGAAAACTGGCTATTTAACAGCTTGTGAAGGGCAATCTGATTTTCTATGAAGAGGACCTGAAAGAGGCTGGTATTGATGTCATTGAAGCCTCAGTGTACTCGGGATTGTGCACACAGTTCTTTAAAGAGGGATGTGTGCTGTACCAGGAGAAGGTGTACTGCTTTGTTCATCTGAGCATTCAGGAGTTTCTGGCTGCTGTATATGTGTTCCTCTCATTCATCAACAACAACGAGAATCTAATGGACAAACAGCAAACAAAGTCCAATAACTTTTCTTTGCTATTCAGAGACTAGCCTGAAGTTAGTTTCTACAAGAGTGCTGTGGATAAAGCCTTACAAAGTAAGACAGGAAACCTGGACCTTTTCCTCCGCTTCCTTCTGGGCCTCTCACTGGAGTCCAATTAGAAGTACTTACAAGGTCTACTGACAAAGACAAGCAGCTCACGGAGCCATGAAGAAACAGTCAAGTACATCAAGGAGAAGATCAGGGAGAATCTTTCTCTGGAGAGGAGCAtcaatctgttccactgtctgAATGAACTGAATAACCATTCTCTAGTGGAGGAGATCCAAAGCTACCTGAGAACAGTAAGTCTCTCTGGAGCCAACCTGTCACCTGCACAGTGGTCAGCTCTGGTCTTTGTGTTGCTGACTTCAGAAAAGGAGCTGGATGTGTTTGACCTGAAAAaattctccagatcagaggaaggTCTTCTGAGGCTGCTGCCAGTGGTCAAAGCCTCCAGAGCTGTCCTGTGAGTACATACAATTACACATCAGAACTAATCATCAGGAAGCAATATTCAGTTTAGAGAAAAATATGTATTGTAATATATATACAATATCATATTGAATTACACATTGTGCATTGGTTTTCACATTAGTATAACAATATGACCATACAATTCTAGGAGACCCGAAGATGAATCTATATGTTGTTTGAGAGAATAAACCAAATGCATCTGCCTTTGTCCTTCTGCACTACTGGTGTTAAATGaacagtgtcatgacgttgtattagttaatgtgacgactgttgctcatcgaatgattaaaggtttctaattgcgtgattaaatgaatcaagcaattattaactcatttacctagggcaccatgggaaaatttgttttattgagtttctatttcctaAACGAACTCAAagtatatcagaatatcgattttacaacgtTCACTAATTACTCAGTTTCCTCTACAATCTCTTTCTGAATGTCGCATAATCCGGAAATCTGCACAAACCCgagtctcaccaatgagttcgtaccacatCAATCTtagttgattatttatttactagaaagctaaaatgatgataaaaaatacacatacacaaaaacacaatCTAGGCTAtagattagaacttagtataacgggctaacacactatggcgcgtgttactCAAAATGGGGAtttaaggagagagaaaaagagaaagtacacgagaaaaatatacatttgggtgcatTTGTCAGCAATGCTTATtttaaccctagccttgccccgaACTgctgctcttatgggtcagaatataatgatgtaattacgtgtgGAAGTTCTCAGGTGGGAAGCTCCGCGTGGTCCGTTTAGGCTGCTCAATGACGCACTTCTCTGGCGCAACTCTGGCTgtcctcacgatgtcagtgtccttttggcttagtGGTCTGTTTCCTCACATttgctctggaaggggtcttctgaggatGGACAGCTCTGAAACTCAGAGCTCACAGCGTAGGAATGAAACCGTTTAGATACCACAATTCGCTGGGATTGGATGCTAGGGGGtctcatccgtagcttgggtagaaaaatatatatttttctacaaACTTGTGCAAACTTTGCGTTCTGGGTTCATTTACTTTTTAGATCATGGCTGCAGTTTGGGTCACATAGTCTGATATGTTAATTCTTAATGCACATGTCTTATACCCTCGGGTCAGAAGTGGGagtaaccgcctttagggcaattctctgggcgcacccgaggcaaggtctagatttgaCTCAattccaattttagacaactcacttcacatttcatctttaccaaaacattctctttgatttggacattttccacgtgcaatgtataaacatcaagcaTATCCTAGGAAAACTCTTAAAATTCCAATGTTTTCTTTATAatgtcatctattaacctttaataacaacaaaaaatgacatacattttcatattccatctatcgtcatgaccaccaatgtggctgacggaaaccattgttccaaagtcccttattgcatgtttaatgttctgagggtGGGTCTCCATAGTGAGAGGACAAAGGAATGTTGTCTGTGGCCTAagatttaccaggggcgtgaggggtcataaaacccccacatcttcagacccctagatctgtCCTTcgctgttggggttgagagatgaTCTgcagggttgtggtctcctgacctgatcaggagagtcatgacaacaGTGTGTTTGTGAAGTCATGATGATCTCTTtgtcaggctgtcaggctgtggagtcacagaggaaggctgtgcttctctggtctcagctctggagtcaaacccctcacacctgagagagctggacctgagtaacaatgacctgaaggattcaggagtgaagctgctctctgctggactggggaATCCCCACTGTAAACTGGAGATTCTGAGATCAGTATTCCTGTAGTTGGTCAACAAGCGACCACTGTTTACCAGACACACATAGTCCACACCATATGTGTTTCGACAGTGAAGCTTACAGTTTTAAATTTGCGCTATGCTCCAGCCttttgaattgtgtgtgtgtgttcgtttgtccattgtgtgtgtgtgtgtgtgttcgtttgtccattgtgtgtgtgttctgtgtgtgtccagtgtatgTTTTTGCAAGTGTATCACTcaatgaacacacagacacacaaacaaactagggctgggcgatatggccaaaatattatATCACAGAATATTCAAAACATTGGACGGTATGAAGGTATTTGAAGGTATTTTTAGTTTttggcactttgaatacagtgtttgaGATGACAACAAAttaaaatgccagggaggagttattgtgacagggtaggaactaaAGTGTTGGtaagtgtttcctaggggacaCTAAGCTTTTGCTACATTGCATGTtttctcttagctacttcatgtaggtaacatgttcTTGCTCTGCATATTCCTCTTTGGTTAATTAGAGACTGTTGCACAAtcaacatgctgatttaggtctacaccatcactggtattatcaggctgtattagctagctacgtttgctcttattcagtacatttattagctatctagctagatATTAGCATTAGTGGCGAACAATTAGCGTCTCACAAGATTTAGGGCAACTcgctaagaaaagacaaactagctgttttGCTGATGTAATAGACACAAACGAATAGTGTCATTACAGAACGTTGGTGGATTTGaagaagcaaagtgaaaacagctttgttgtcatcaacattgttccatgtgctgcattatccatgcagactgaacgcaaGTGTCTCGTGGTTGAGGAACATCAAATGCGTTCCTTGAGTGACAGGGGACGTGGATAGGTCACTGTGGAAAGCTGcacggagagaaagagcagagagaaatgactcaagtaaagaagtaaactataaaaatggacaTTACACATGGCGtgtcacatttaacaaaccaaacattcaaatactgtTTATAGAAGGTAAactaaaaacccaaaccggtccctgcatcaataccggtatagaaggtaaagtaacaacccaaaccggtccctgtatcaataccggtatagaaggtaaagtaacaacccaaaccggtccctgcatcaataccggtatagaaggtaaagtaacaacccaaaccggtccctgcatcaataccggtatagaaggtaaagtaacaacccaaaccggtccctgtatcaataccggtatagaaggtaaagtaacaacccaaaccggtccctgcatcaataccggtatagaaggtaaagtaacaacccaaaccggtccctgtatcaataccggtatagaaggtaaagtaaaaaccaaAACCGGCCACTGCATCAATACCGGTACATCATGAATTATACCGCCcattcctaacacacacacacacactcacacacatactggacacacacacactggctcacATACAAActcgacacacacatacacactggacacacacatccggccgtgattgggagtccaatggggaggcgcacaactggcccagcgccgtctgggTGTGGCTGAgataggccgtcgttgtaaataagaatgtgttcttaactgacttgcctaggtaaataaaggttcaattaaaaaatgtacactggacacacacacaaaatcctcTAATAAAAGGTAACAGTATATACTGTCACCTCGAATAAAACAATACAATCTAAaaactcaatacaatctaaatttgatacctcactgtctgtcttttgactgatactgcttTTTAAACTGGTCTGGTCAGACTACTcaatcagtcaaatgtatttataaagcccttcttatatcagctgatgtcaaagtgctgtacagaaatccagcctcaaaccccaaacagcaagcaatgcaggtgtagaagcacggtggttaggataaactccctagaaaggccagaacctaggaagaaaccaggagaggaaccaggctatgagggctggccagtcctattctggctgtgccgggtagagattagaacagaacatggccaaaatgttcaaatgttcatacatgaacagcagggtcaaataataataatcacaggtcagcacctcaggagtaaatgtcatttggcttttcatagccgatcattcagagtatctctaccactcctgctgtctctagggagttgaaaacagcaggtctgggacaggtagcacgtccggtgaacaggtcagggttccatagccgccggcagaacagttgaaactggagcagcagcatgaccaggtggactggggacagtaaggagtcatcaggccaggtagtcctgaggcatggtcctagggctcaggtcctcagagagagagagagagagagaatacttaatttcacactggataagacaggagcaatgcaccagatataacagactgactctagccccccgacacaaactattgcagcatgtCTACTCAAATATTTGTACTAAACATTTTTCTCTCTACAGGCAATACTTTACTTTAATACTTTTTAATTTGTCATTTCTAATAATGATACATTCATTTATGGATATGGCAGTTTTCAGGACACTGATATATCTAAAAATGTTGAAAGAATACACTGCCACAATTTTCACTGCCAAAGAATAGCAGTgtgattttaaaatgttttgacTCTTTGCAGACTGTCACGCTGTctagtcacagaggaaggctgtgcttctctggtctcagctttgaggtcaaacccctcacacctgagagagctggacctgagctACAATCACACAGGAGTCTCAGGAGTCagactgctctctgctggactggaggATCCACACTGCAGACTGGAGAAACTCAAGTTTGTAGAGGGTttttgtgtgtcctgtgtgtctgtgtgtgtgtcctgtgtgtgtgtgtgtgtgtgtgtgtgtgtgtgtgtgtgtgtgtgtgtgtgtgtgtgtgtgtgtgtgtgtgtgtgtgtgtgtgtgtgtgtgtgtgtgtgtgtgtgtgtgtgtgtgtgtgtgtgtgtgtgtgtgtgagttcaggTGTATCactcaatgactgtctgttcttcTGCTTACCGCTACAGTGTGGAACATGGTGGAGAGAACACAATGAAACCTGGGCTTAGAAAATGTGAGTGTTGACTGCTGTGAAGAATATGACTAAGAATAAATCTTAATTCAAGTTAAGTCAAAGACCACCATCATTACTTACTTGGTCATATTAAATATCAGCTGTAGTTCTACAGAAGCAGAAATCAGGGACACCAACGtttaaaaatagtttttttgacaatgtgtgtgtctgtgtttgtgtgtggcgtGTTCGTATTACATaagaaatgtgtgtttgtgttcatgaTGTATACAggtgttgtcacgttctgaccctagttattgtgttacttttttgttttagttggtcaggacgtgagctggttgggcattctatgttttgtgtatctaggttgtttttctgtgttcggcctagtatggttctcaatcagaggcaggtgtcgttagttgtctctgattgagaatcatacttaggtagcctgggtttcactgtttgtttgtgggtgattgtttctgtgtctgtgttttacacCACACGGTACTGGTTTCGGTTATTcacattacgtttattgtttttgtatggaGTGTTCAGTTTGTGTTTAAACAACTATGGActcttaccacgccgcatattggtcctccgatccttctcgcctctcctcttcagacgagGAGGACGAAAGccattacgtgtgtgtgtgtgtgtgtgtgtgtgtgtgtgtgtgtgtgtgtgtgtgtgtgtgtgtgtgtgtgtgtgtgtgtgtgtgtgtgtgtgtgtgtgtgtgtgtgtgtgtgtgtgtgtgattaagtGTGTTTTATATTACCATAAAGTATAACATAAGATCATTCAACAAGTTTCAAGTTACTTTAACTTCTCCTTTTGATACCTAGAAACATCTACATGAAATGAATTAGTGAAAAGTGAGTTAACATTCTGTGAATGATGATGATTTCTAATATTGTGTCTGTTTTCATCCATCAGATGTGTGTGATGTGACACTGGACCCAAACACAGTAAacagactcctctctctgtctgaggagaacagaaaggtGACACGTAGGAAAGAGGAGCAGCTGTATCCTGATCACCCAGAGAGATTTGAGGGCAGTGAACAGGTGCTGTGTAGAGAGGGTCTGACTGGGCGCTGTTACTGTGAGGTAGAGTGGAGTGGGAGAAGGGTTGGCAtcggagtgacatataaaggaatcaacaggagaggagggggtgatgaCTGTTGTCTTGGATGGAATAACAAGTCCTGGAGTCTGTTCTGCTCTGACAACAGTTACTATGCCTGTCACAATAATATTACCACAACCATAGACGTCCACCCCTCCGGCTCCCACAGAGTAGGAGTGTATCTGGACTGCTCAGCCGGCACTCTGTCCTTCTATAGagcctcctctgacacactgacCCACCTGTACACATTCACCTCCACATTCACAGAGCCCCTCTATACAGGGTTTAGGGTTTGGGGTGATGACTCCTCAGTGCCCCTGTAAATAATAACCTGTAAATAACTACCATGTTAACAGTaatccacacacacgcacattggacacatagacacacacagacacaaacactggacacacacgcacacaaacaggacacacacacacactggacacacacacgctggatgcacacacacacactggacacacacacacatgactcacacacatactggactcacacacacacacacacacacacacacacacacacacacacacacacacacacacacacacacacacacacacacacacacacacacacacacacacacacacacacacacacacacacacacacacacactggacaaacactctcacacacacacacatacgtctcCCTATAATTGTGAGGACCTTGACACAGGACCTTCCAATGAGGACCATCATTTCTGATTGGGAacaaacacacacctctttcCATTTCTAAGTGGTCCCACGAACACAGAGGTTAAAATATTACAGGAATATTCTGCAAATGTTGATGAAGACGTCACTCAATCCACCCAAAACAACATGCAGTCTTTCCACAAGACTCGCATGAAATTATAGTGTGACGTTATGAGTTGACGTTAAAGTAACATACTCAGAACATACTGCACTTGTTTTATACTGTTGTAGATGTATCCTCTGTTTAAACATAGAAACTCTTACAATAACACCGTTAAAATACCAATGTGATCATTTGTTGTGCGTCTTTTATGTTGAATAACAAATTGTACAATTAAATATGGACAAACGCTCCATAGTTGTACAAGTATACAAGGATATATTGTACTTTTCATAATAAAACAAACTTAAAACAAGGAAAAAGCATGTTAATTGTGAAAACAATTTAGTTATTATTTTACATTGCCTCGGCCAGTCGCAGGTTGACGTTTGTTATGAATCTTGACCTGGAGGCAGAACTGTGCAATTTCCTCTAGATatgccagctgcaaagtcaaaattggctgtGGAAAATAACGTTGTTTTATGGTCTTAatttacagttttttccaactaactgcttacacacgttttcaaaactgtctccttttttccaaactctacacacaattcccaaaactacacacacaaaatgcaaaatgcctcacatctccttcaaaatgtaacactgcataggcttatatctacatCTCAATACAATTTTACAATACAATTTTCTACAGTGAAAGTAAtctgctgagaggggtaacaagtacactgtaaacaccaatgcaatgtagaaacaaAACATATTTATTATGCCAAACATTACTgctgtatacagtagcatacaacaaaaccataaacatatgtaaaccaaaagtatattttttagaatacagtaaagaacacaattgtgtgtgtggggtcctggggggggggcagtcaccagtgctaagttacgcttcatctcttctccggcctgggtctggccacaatactttgtccacatcacaagatacgttttctcttgccaaacatcgagggaagtatctcctagcatggcgtatccaaccttggacagaggaaacctctatgtccccacatgcgtcctccattgcctggagaagcggCATGCGGGCATAGAGTTGATgatcatacactttccagcgCCAGGC
This DNA window, taken from Oncorhynchus gorbuscha isolate QuinsamMale2020 ecotype Even-year linkage group LG13, OgorEven_v1.0, whole genome shotgun sequence, encodes the following:
- the LOC123993141 gene encoding NLR family CARD domain-containing protein 3-like — its product is MLEENIMIFVKNELKLFKRILSPELPEGFESQKQDKEVVDSEDEKQESSAREGALKITLHVLRKMNQVELADTLENYSDDPAVICQRELKCNLKKKCQCVFEGIAKQGNPTLLNKIYTELYITDGGTGEVNNEHELRQIETTTRKQARLETAIKWNDIFTPLTGQDKLIRTVLTKGVAGIGKTVSVQKYILDWAEGKANQDVQFLFSFPFRELNLMKENKHTFIELLNHFSMETKQSGISLYNKYKVLFIFDGLDECRLPLDFQKNKICCDVTESTSVDVLLTNLIKGNLLPSALLWITTRPAAANKIPSECLDLVTEVRGFNDPQKEEYFRKRFSDEDLASRIISHIKTSRSLHIMCHIPVFCWISATVLEHMLEHKREEMPKTLTEMYTHLVVFHTKQKNEKYLGKEETGPH
- the LOC123993142 gene encoding stonustoxin subunit beta-like codes for the protein MTVCSSAYRYSVEHGGENTMKPGLRKYVCDVTLDPNTVNRLLSLSEENRKVTRRKEEQLYPDHPERFEGSEQVLCREGLTGRCYCEVEWSGRRVGIGVTYKGINRRGGGDDCCLGWNNKSWSLFCSDNSYYACHNNITTTIDVHPSGSHRVGVYLDCSAGTLSFYRASSDTLTHLYTFTSTFTEPLYTGFRVWGDDSSVPL